Proteins encoded together in one Styela clava chromosome 12, kaStyClav1.hap1.2, whole genome shotgun sequence window:
- the LOC120329455 gene encoding uncharacterized protein LOC120329455 isoform X1, producing MDNFTPNGVTRRLLQVGNGRCKEETRSATYGGNPSHDLKSETVAKSRSSDCYSMSLSDDEKIDNNNYYPNEYFPKSMTSNILAPRMFKIQPYFDNRLLRSEILSSVKWPNSIEDQERETTKSSSNPAISSSISEEEYGDKKRFCEGTLPSKSKKQQYLHVPDQSSCPESIGNSSGSNNNTIPPSDSLPHHRERLSQYRKNFMKAKHQSSLRVERADRGAENIEKNTSSPSMLYAVYTAQDLDVKPEKLTPFSTMTKSRDLSATDINRPRDLKLCNQERNAASLANVGSWLANQSFDYIDSCYTLQSRSSMSPRYQDYHRRTDEICFESPTARDITFNVSGQYYRIDPKVLSRFPNTMLGNQEKRAKYWDSLRKEYFLDRHRATFEVVIDYYLKDGKLTRPDDIPIDIFIHELKFYHLDRDNLHNFLLSEGILLVVKEKPMPKTKVKRFIWNLFEDPESCTIARVVTTMSALVIALSVIVFCMETVPDFHSLGEESLQHIQPALNSCENALQNRSDLFQPEGNLFARATFENSKHEDIREPPSFENHDTISKSEFMKVMTESDPRKHKEGHDITGRTSVNEEAEKVGITDETTFDNFDGKTIVSTMQRTLSICAEEREMDLLNKYTLLRCKVELDDAFSTDETPIVHIFQEVEVHEHGHDDEEESDDDDHLEKNDNKRNKKREKAMKKKRKNRHERQKNDSQTTATDSNKRKKRKKNRKNQNHGEDIVNPKDVKLNKETKRSVTVKNETKLLTLKQTIRGLNQLCSELDKHSIRSSYAWFVLEATIGGPAGQLFLIESGCIVWFVIEIILRFYSCPSKIKFCTNFLNIVDAVAIMPYFITLIVTSLHTDSNLRPQTATILRTIRLVRMLRILKLSRHSRGLRILGLTLVRSTRVLVLLVCFQMVLAVTFSSIVYYVEYDAEGSQFKSIPGSFWWAIITMTTVGYGDVVPITTWGRITGAFCAIMGILGIAFPVPVIVSNFNYLYNLDSDACKLTPEELMGETEENDRNNNVEKFQENLFDAVRRNVGSMTTGAQEGQPTGQNPAELWNYTRRQYHSGDKNKPTKVQNQPKPNKIAKELIAMATASALTVSLPESTAISSRQSKRRKAQSL from the exons ATGGATAACTTCACTCCGAATGGCGTGACACGTAGACTACTGCAGGTCGGTAACGGGCGATGCAAAGAGGAAACCAGAAGTGCAACATATGGTGGAAATCCGTCACATGATTTGAAATCCGAGACTGTTGCAAAGTCCCGATCGAGTGATTGTTATTCAATGTCTCTTTCCGATGACgaaaaaattgacaataataattattatcCGAATGAATATTTTCCGAAAAGTATGACGTCGAATATTTTGGCGCCAAGGATGTTTAAAATCCAACCGTATTTTGATAACAGATTGCTTCGAAGTGAAATTTTATCTTCTGTAAAATGGCCAAATAGTATTGAAGACCAGGAAAGGGAAACGACAAAGTCATCTTCGAATCCTGCCATATCATCATCAATAAGTGAAGAAGAATATGGCgacaaaaa aagaTTTTGTGAAGGAACTCTACCGTCTAAATCAAAGAAACAGCAATATTTGCACGTTCCAGACCAATCTTCGTGTCCAGAAAGTATCGGTAATTCGTCAGGGAGCAACAATAATACTATTCCACCAAGCGATTCTCTGCCGCACCACAGAGAAAGATTGAGTCAATATAGAAAG AATTTTATGAAAGCAAAACACCAGTCATCATTGCGAGTAGAGCGGGCAGACAGAGGTGcagaaaacattgaaaaaaatacgtCGAGTCCGTCTATGTTGTATGCTGTATATACCGCACAGGACCTTGATGTCAAACCTGAAAAATTGACTCCATTTTCAACAATGACAAAATCACGTGACCTAAGTGCGACCGATATAAACAG GCCAAGAGACTTGAAACTATGCAATCAAGAACGGAATGCAGCCTCATTGGCTAACGTAGGTTCCTGGCTAGCCAATCAGAGCTTCGACTATATTGACTCGTGTTACACCTTACAATCCAGGAGTAGCATGAGTCCGCGCTATCAAGACTATCACAGAAGAACTGATGAAATATGTTTTGAATCACCCACTGCTAGGGACATCACTTTCAATGTTTCAGGGCAATACTATCGAATAGATCCCAAAGTATTATCTCGTTTTCCGAACACAATGCTGGGTAATCAAGAAAAGAGAGCCAAGTACTGGGATTCTCtaagaaaagaatattttttagatCGCCATCGTGCTACTTTCGAAGTTGTGATTGATTATTATTTGAAAGATGGAAAATTAACACGACCAGACGACATTCCAATAGATATTTTTATACATGAATTAAAATTCTATCATTTAGATAGAGATAATTTACACAATTTTTTACTCTCTGAAGGTATCTTACTTGTTGTAAAAGAAAAACCAATGCCAAAGACAAAAGTAAAACGTTTTATATGGAATCTTTTTGAAGACCCAGAAAGTTGTACAATTGCTAGGGTGGTGACGACAATGTCCGCATTAGTAATTGCACTGTCTGTTATAGTGTTTTGCATGGAGACTGTTCCGGATTTCCATTCGTTGGGGGAAGAGTCTTTACAACATATTCAACCGGCGTTGAACAGTTGCGAAAATGCGTTACAAAATAGAAGTGATTTATTTCAGCCTGAAGGTAACTTATTTGCAAGAGcaacatttgaaaattcaaaacatgAAGACATTCGCGAACCTCCTTCTTTCGAAAACCATGATACAATTTCAAAATCTGAGTTTATGAAAGTTATGACTGAATCCGACCCCAGAAAACATAAAGAAGGACACGACATAACCGGAAGGACATCGGTGAACGAAGAAGCGGAAAAGGTCGGAATTACGGACGAAACAacatttgataattttgatgGAAAAACCATTGTCTCGACGATGCAACGTACTTTATCGATTTGTGCGGAGGAAAGG gagATGGATCTATTGAATAAATACACATTACTTCGATGTAAAGTTGAACTTGACGATGCATTTTCAACGGACGAGACTCCTATCGTTCACATATTTCAAGAGGTTGAAGTTCATGAACACGGACACGACGACGAAGAAGAAAGTGATGACGATGATCACCTCGAGAAAAATGAcaataaaagaaacaaaaaacgAGAAAAAGCAATGAAAAAGAAACGTAAAAATCGCCACGAGAGACAGAAAAATGATAGCCAAACCACAGCAACCGATTCGAACAAACGGAAAAAGCGCaagaaaaataggaaaaatcaaaatcatgGAGAAGATATAGTCAATCCTAAAGATGTAAAGCTTAACAAAGAAACAAAACGAAGCGTAACAGTAAAAAACGAGACAAAATTATTAACTTTAAAGCAAACTATACGAGGTTTAAATCAATTGTGTTCAGAACTAGACAAACATTCAATACGATCTTCTTACGCCTGGTTTGTCTTGGAAGCAACTATCGGAGGTCCGGCAG gtcAACTATTTTTAATTGAGTCTGGTTGCATCGTCTGGTTTGTCATTGAGATCATCTTACGATTTTATTCATGTCCAAGTAAAATTAAATTCTGTACA aattttttaaatatcgtCGACGCTGTTGCCATTATGCCTTATTTTATTACACTCATTGTGACGAGTCTACATACAGACAGTAATTTACGACCACAAACTGCAACTATTCTAAG aaCTATACGTCTCGTTCGTATGCTCAGGATTTTAAAACTTTCTCGGCATTCCAGAGGATTGCGAATACTAGGACTAACGTTGGTCAGAAGTACAAGAGTTCTGGTCCTGCTTGTCTGCTTTCAG ATGGTATTAGCAGTTACTTTTTCAAGCATCGTTTATTATGTTGAATACGACGCTGAAGGCTCTCAGTTCAAAAGCATACCAGGGTCGTTCTGGTGGGCGATTATCACCATGACAACTGTTGG GTACGGGGACGTTGTTCCCATAACAACATGGGGCAGAATCACTGGGGCATTTTGCGCAATTATGGGAATTCTTGGAATTGCATTTCCTGTTCCTGTCATcgtgtcaaattttaattatttgtaCAATCTAGACAG TGACGCATGTAAGCTGACCCCTGAAGAATTAATGGGAGAAACGGAAGAGAATGATAGGAATAACAATGTTGAAAAATTTCAG gAAAATTTGTTCGATGCTGTCCGTCGTAACGTTGGTTCGATGACGACAGGGGCACAAGAAGGCCAACCTACTGGTCAAAATCCTGCGGAATTATGGAATTATACAAGACGTCAGTATCATAGTGGGGACAAAAATAAACCGACAAAAGTTCAAAATCAACCTAAACCAAACAA GATTGCGAAAGAGCTTATCGCAATGGCAACTGCATCAGCTTTGACCGTCAGCTTACCAGAATCTACAGCTATTTCGTCCAGACAAAGTAAAAGAAGAAAAGCCCAATCGCTTTAA
- the LOC120329455 gene encoding uncharacterized protein LOC120329455 isoform X2, with the protein MDNFTPNGVTRRLLQVGNGRCKEETRSATYGGNPSHDLKSETVAKSRSSDCYSMSLSDDEKIDNNNYYPNEYFPKSMTSNILAPRMFKIQPYFDNRLLRSEILSSVKWPNSIEDQERETTKSSSNPAISSSISEEEYGDKKFCEGTLPSKSKKQQYLHVPDQSSCPESIGNSSGSNNNTIPPSDSLPHHRERLSQYRKNFMKAKHQSSLRVERADRGAENIEKNTSSPSMLYAVYTAQDLDVKPEKLTPFSTMTKSRDLSATDINRPRDLKLCNQERNAASLANVGSWLANQSFDYIDSCYTLQSRSSMSPRYQDYHRRTDEICFESPTARDITFNVSGQYYRIDPKVLSRFPNTMLGNQEKRAKYWDSLRKEYFLDRHRATFEVVIDYYLKDGKLTRPDDIPIDIFIHELKFYHLDRDNLHNFLLSEGILLVVKEKPMPKTKVKRFIWNLFEDPESCTIARVVTTMSALVIALSVIVFCMETVPDFHSLGEESLQHIQPALNSCENALQNRSDLFQPEGNLFARATFENSKHEDIREPPSFENHDTISKSEFMKVMTESDPRKHKEGHDITGRTSVNEEAEKVGITDETTFDNFDGKTIVSTMQRTLSICAEEREMDLLNKYTLLRCKVELDDAFSTDETPIVHIFQEVEVHEHGHDDEEESDDDDHLEKNDNKRNKKREKAMKKKRKNRHERQKNDSQTTATDSNKRKKRKKNRKNQNHGEDIVNPKDVKLNKETKRSVTVKNETKLLTLKQTIRGLNQLCSELDKHSIRSSYAWFVLEATIGGPAGQLFLIESGCIVWFVIEIILRFYSCPSKIKFCTNFLNIVDAVAIMPYFITLIVTSLHTDSNLRPQTATILRTIRLVRMLRILKLSRHSRGLRILGLTLVRSTRVLVLLVCFQMVLAVTFSSIVYYVEYDAEGSQFKSIPGSFWWAIITMTTVGYGDVVPITTWGRITGAFCAIMGILGIAFPVPVIVSNFNYLYNLDSDACKLTPEELMGETEENDRNNNVEKFQENLFDAVRRNVGSMTTGAQEGQPTGQNPAELWNYTRRQYHSGDKNKPTKVQNQPKPNKIAKELIAMATASALTVSLPESTAISSRQSKRRKAQSL; encoded by the exons ATGGATAACTTCACTCCGAATGGCGTGACACGTAGACTACTGCAGGTCGGTAACGGGCGATGCAAAGAGGAAACCAGAAGTGCAACATATGGTGGAAATCCGTCACATGATTTGAAATCCGAGACTGTTGCAAAGTCCCGATCGAGTGATTGTTATTCAATGTCTCTTTCCGATGACgaaaaaattgacaataataattattatcCGAATGAATATTTTCCGAAAAGTATGACGTCGAATATTTTGGCGCCAAGGATGTTTAAAATCCAACCGTATTTTGATAACAGATTGCTTCGAAGTGAAATTTTATCTTCTGTAAAATGGCCAAATAGTATTGAAGACCAGGAAAGGGAAACGACAAAGTCATCTTCGAATCCTGCCATATCATCATCAATAAGTGAAGAAGAATATGGCgacaaaaa aTTTTGTGAAGGAACTCTACCGTCTAAATCAAAGAAACAGCAATATTTGCACGTTCCAGACCAATCTTCGTGTCCAGAAAGTATCGGTAATTCGTCAGGGAGCAACAATAATACTATTCCACCAAGCGATTCTCTGCCGCACCACAGAGAAAGATTGAGTCAATATAGAAAG AATTTTATGAAAGCAAAACACCAGTCATCATTGCGAGTAGAGCGGGCAGACAGAGGTGcagaaaacattgaaaaaaatacgtCGAGTCCGTCTATGTTGTATGCTGTATATACCGCACAGGACCTTGATGTCAAACCTGAAAAATTGACTCCATTTTCAACAATGACAAAATCACGTGACCTAAGTGCGACCGATATAAACAG GCCAAGAGACTTGAAACTATGCAATCAAGAACGGAATGCAGCCTCATTGGCTAACGTAGGTTCCTGGCTAGCCAATCAGAGCTTCGACTATATTGACTCGTGTTACACCTTACAATCCAGGAGTAGCATGAGTCCGCGCTATCAAGACTATCACAGAAGAACTGATGAAATATGTTTTGAATCACCCACTGCTAGGGACATCACTTTCAATGTTTCAGGGCAATACTATCGAATAGATCCCAAAGTATTATCTCGTTTTCCGAACACAATGCTGGGTAATCAAGAAAAGAGAGCCAAGTACTGGGATTCTCtaagaaaagaatattttttagatCGCCATCGTGCTACTTTCGAAGTTGTGATTGATTATTATTTGAAAGATGGAAAATTAACACGACCAGACGACATTCCAATAGATATTTTTATACATGAATTAAAATTCTATCATTTAGATAGAGATAATTTACACAATTTTTTACTCTCTGAAGGTATCTTACTTGTTGTAAAAGAAAAACCAATGCCAAAGACAAAAGTAAAACGTTTTATATGGAATCTTTTTGAAGACCCAGAAAGTTGTACAATTGCTAGGGTGGTGACGACAATGTCCGCATTAGTAATTGCACTGTCTGTTATAGTGTTTTGCATGGAGACTGTTCCGGATTTCCATTCGTTGGGGGAAGAGTCTTTACAACATATTCAACCGGCGTTGAACAGTTGCGAAAATGCGTTACAAAATAGAAGTGATTTATTTCAGCCTGAAGGTAACTTATTTGCAAGAGcaacatttgaaaattcaaaacatgAAGACATTCGCGAACCTCCTTCTTTCGAAAACCATGATACAATTTCAAAATCTGAGTTTATGAAAGTTATGACTGAATCCGACCCCAGAAAACATAAAGAAGGACACGACATAACCGGAAGGACATCGGTGAACGAAGAAGCGGAAAAGGTCGGAATTACGGACGAAACAacatttgataattttgatgGAAAAACCATTGTCTCGACGATGCAACGTACTTTATCGATTTGTGCGGAGGAAAGG gagATGGATCTATTGAATAAATACACATTACTTCGATGTAAAGTTGAACTTGACGATGCATTTTCAACGGACGAGACTCCTATCGTTCACATATTTCAAGAGGTTGAAGTTCATGAACACGGACACGACGACGAAGAAGAAAGTGATGACGATGATCACCTCGAGAAAAATGAcaataaaagaaacaaaaaacgAGAAAAAGCAATGAAAAAGAAACGTAAAAATCGCCACGAGAGACAGAAAAATGATAGCCAAACCACAGCAACCGATTCGAACAAACGGAAAAAGCGCaagaaaaataggaaaaatcaaaatcatgGAGAAGATATAGTCAATCCTAAAGATGTAAAGCTTAACAAAGAAACAAAACGAAGCGTAACAGTAAAAAACGAGACAAAATTATTAACTTTAAAGCAAACTATACGAGGTTTAAATCAATTGTGTTCAGAACTAGACAAACATTCAATACGATCTTCTTACGCCTGGTTTGTCTTGGAAGCAACTATCGGAGGTCCGGCAG gtcAACTATTTTTAATTGAGTCTGGTTGCATCGTCTGGTTTGTCATTGAGATCATCTTACGATTTTATTCATGTCCAAGTAAAATTAAATTCTGTACA aattttttaaatatcgtCGACGCTGTTGCCATTATGCCTTATTTTATTACACTCATTGTGACGAGTCTACATACAGACAGTAATTTACGACCACAAACTGCAACTATTCTAAG aaCTATACGTCTCGTTCGTATGCTCAGGATTTTAAAACTTTCTCGGCATTCCAGAGGATTGCGAATACTAGGACTAACGTTGGTCAGAAGTACAAGAGTTCTGGTCCTGCTTGTCTGCTTTCAG ATGGTATTAGCAGTTACTTTTTCAAGCATCGTTTATTATGTTGAATACGACGCTGAAGGCTCTCAGTTCAAAAGCATACCAGGGTCGTTCTGGTGGGCGATTATCACCATGACAACTGTTGG GTACGGGGACGTTGTTCCCATAACAACATGGGGCAGAATCACTGGGGCATTTTGCGCAATTATGGGAATTCTTGGAATTGCATTTCCTGTTCCTGTCATcgtgtcaaattttaattatttgtaCAATCTAGACAG TGACGCATGTAAGCTGACCCCTGAAGAATTAATGGGAGAAACGGAAGAGAATGATAGGAATAACAATGTTGAAAAATTTCAG gAAAATTTGTTCGATGCTGTCCGTCGTAACGTTGGTTCGATGACGACAGGGGCACAAGAAGGCCAACCTACTGGTCAAAATCCTGCGGAATTATGGAATTATACAAGACGTCAGTATCATAGTGGGGACAAAAATAAACCGACAAAAGTTCAAAATCAACCTAAACCAAACAA GATTGCGAAAGAGCTTATCGCAATGGCAACTGCATCAGCTTTGACCGTCAGCTTACCAGAATCTACAGCTATTTCGTCCAGACAAAGTAAAAGAAGAAAAGCCCAATCGCTTTAA
- the LOC120329481 gene encoding uncharacterized protein LOC120329481, translating into MTDSGCGFFMSKTGILKLLVLISGCACWALYAASRQYRNPSIKVYAFAAYIISWAVSLLLYFFKITGLHLHIQSECFTFNTFDYFWSWLSCINYIVCSVIVAIFFGNGDPLCGGSGRFCSFAMQLTACVLGFVTAILYAIEAQNMKSYAPVGAGYGTTWRGIWKAIILILGGLAFGLLIKTGYRCGSDCTIARTFVLVAWCVAWGVAALMYLLRLITCPARMSANRQVGFGTFEFFWSAFACLLYLVGAAVLAAFLNCKRFRSTGCREILAADICGWVTAVLFAIDAFCLREHRPVWFVNRRVQSSGGGSRTVTTTTTTERRTRS; encoded by the exons ATGACGGATTCAGGATGTGGATTTTTCATGTCAAAGACAGGGATATTAAAACTATTGGTTTTAATAAGTGGATGTGCATGCTGGGCATTATATGCTGCAAGTCGACAATACCGAAATCCCTCAATTAAAGTTTATGCTTTTGCTGCATATATAATATCATGGGCAGTCTCGTTGCTGCTGTATTTCTTCAAGATTACAG GTCTCCATCTGCACATACAATCGGAATGCTTCACTTTCAACACTTTTGATTATTTTTGGTCTTGGCTGTCTTGCATTAATTACATCGTATGTTCTGTCATCGTTGCTATTTTCTTTGGAAACGGAGATCCGCTTTGTGGCGGTAGTGGCAG ATTTTGCTCGTTCGCGATGCAATTGACTGCATGTGTTCTTGGATTTGTTACAGCAATCTTATATGCTATTGAAgctcaaaatatgaaaagttaTGCTCCTGTTGGCGCAG GTTATGGTACAACATGGCGAGGAATCTGGAAAGCAATTATTCTTATACTGGGCGGTCTAGCGTTTGGGCTTCTTATTAAAACCGGATACAGATGTGGGTCGGA CTGCACAATAGCAAGGACTTTTGTTCTTGTGGCCTGGTGTGTTGCCTGGGGGGTTGCAGCGTTAATGTACTTGCTTCGACTGATTACATGCCCAGCCAGAATG TCCGCAAATAGACAAGTTGGATTTGGCACGTTTGAATTCTTTTGGTCTGCATTTGCATGTTTACTTTACCTTGTCGGAGCTGCTGTATTGGCAGCATTTTTGAATTGTAAGAGATTCAGATCTACTGGTTGCAGAGAAATACTAGCAG CTGATATATGTGGATGGGTCACTGCAGTATTGTTTGCAATCGACGCGTTCTGCTTGCGAGAACACAGGCCGGTGTGGTTTGTGAATAGAAGAGTACAGAGCAGTGGAGGAGGAAGTAGAACTGTCACAACTACTACAACTACTGAACGACGAACGAGATCGTAG
- the LOC120329455 gene encoding uncharacterized protein LOC120329455 isoform X3, protein MDNFTPNGVTRRLLQVGNGRCKEETRSATYGGNPSHDLKSETVAKSRSSDCYSMSLSDDEKIDNNNYYPNEYFPKSMTSNILAPRMFKIQPYFDNRLLRSEILSSVKWPNSIEDQERETTKSSSNPAISSSISEEEYGDKKRFCEGTLPSKSKKQQYLHVPDQSSCPESIGNSSGSNNNTIPPSDSLPHHRERLSQYRKNFMKAKHQSSLRVERADRGAENIEKNTSSPSMLYAVYTAQDLDVKPEKLTPFSTMTKSRDLSATDINRPRDLKLCNQERNAASLANVGSWLANQSFDYIDSCYTLQSRSSMSPRYQDYHRRTDEICFESPTARDITFNVSGQYYRIDPKVLSRFPNTMLGNQEKRAKYWDSLRKEYFLDRHRATFEVVIDYYLKDGKLTRPDDIPIDIFIHELKFYHLDRDNLHNFLLSEGILLVVKEKPMPKTKVKRFIWNLFEDPESCTIARVVTTMSALVIALSVIVFCMETVPDFHSLGEESLQHIQPALNSCENALQNRSDLFQPEGNLFARATFENSKHEDIREPPSFENHDTISKSEFMKVMTESDPRKHKEGHDITGRTSVNEEAEKVGITDETTFDNFDGKTIVSTMQRTLSICAEEREMDLLNKYTLLRCKVELDDAFSTDETPIVHIFQEVEVHEHGHDDEEESDDDDHLEKNDNKRNKKREKAMKKKRKNRHERQKNDSQTTATDSNKRKKRKKNRKNQNHGEDIVNPKDVKLNKETKRSVTVKNETKLLTLKQTIRGLNQLCSELDKHSIRSSYAWFVLEATIGGPAGQLFLIESGCIVWFVIEIILRFYSCPSKIKFCTNFLNIVDAVAIMPYFITLIVTSLHTDSNLRPQTATILRTIRLVRMLRILKLSRHSRGLRILGLTLVRSTRVLVLLVCFQMVLAVTFSSIVYYVEYDAEGSQFKSIPGSFWWAIITMTTVGYGDVVPITTWGRITGAFCAIMGILGIAFPVPVIVSNFNYLYNLDSDACKLTPEELMGETEENDRNNNVEKFQENLFDAVRRNVGSMTTGAQEGQPTGQNPAELWNYTRRLRKSLSQWQLHQL, encoded by the exons ATGGATAACTTCACTCCGAATGGCGTGACACGTAGACTACTGCAGGTCGGTAACGGGCGATGCAAAGAGGAAACCAGAAGTGCAACATATGGTGGAAATCCGTCACATGATTTGAAATCCGAGACTGTTGCAAAGTCCCGATCGAGTGATTGTTATTCAATGTCTCTTTCCGATGACgaaaaaattgacaataataattattatcCGAATGAATATTTTCCGAAAAGTATGACGTCGAATATTTTGGCGCCAAGGATGTTTAAAATCCAACCGTATTTTGATAACAGATTGCTTCGAAGTGAAATTTTATCTTCTGTAAAATGGCCAAATAGTATTGAAGACCAGGAAAGGGAAACGACAAAGTCATCTTCGAATCCTGCCATATCATCATCAATAAGTGAAGAAGAATATGGCgacaaaaa aagaTTTTGTGAAGGAACTCTACCGTCTAAATCAAAGAAACAGCAATATTTGCACGTTCCAGACCAATCTTCGTGTCCAGAAAGTATCGGTAATTCGTCAGGGAGCAACAATAATACTATTCCACCAAGCGATTCTCTGCCGCACCACAGAGAAAGATTGAGTCAATATAGAAAG AATTTTATGAAAGCAAAACACCAGTCATCATTGCGAGTAGAGCGGGCAGACAGAGGTGcagaaaacattgaaaaaaatacgtCGAGTCCGTCTATGTTGTATGCTGTATATACCGCACAGGACCTTGATGTCAAACCTGAAAAATTGACTCCATTTTCAACAATGACAAAATCACGTGACCTAAGTGCGACCGATATAAACAG GCCAAGAGACTTGAAACTATGCAATCAAGAACGGAATGCAGCCTCATTGGCTAACGTAGGTTCCTGGCTAGCCAATCAGAGCTTCGACTATATTGACTCGTGTTACACCTTACAATCCAGGAGTAGCATGAGTCCGCGCTATCAAGACTATCACAGAAGAACTGATGAAATATGTTTTGAATCACCCACTGCTAGGGACATCACTTTCAATGTTTCAGGGCAATACTATCGAATAGATCCCAAAGTATTATCTCGTTTTCCGAACACAATGCTGGGTAATCAAGAAAAGAGAGCCAAGTACTGGGATTCTCtaagaaaagaatattttttagatCGCCATCGTGCTACTTTCGAAGTTGTGATTGATTATTATTTGAAAGATGGAAAATTAACACGACCAGACGACATTCCAATAGATATTTTTATACATGAATTAAAATTCTATCATTTAGATAGAGATAATTTACACAATTTTTTACTCTCTGAAGGTATCTTACTTGTTGTAAAAGAAAAACCAATGCCAAAGACAAAAGTAAAACGTTTTATATGGAATCTTTTTGAAGACCCAGAAAGTTGTACAATTGCTAGGGTGGTGACGACAATGTCCGCATTAGTAATTGCACTGTCTGTTATAGTGTTTTGCATGGAGACTGTTCCGGATTTCCATTCGTTGGGGGAAGAGTCTTTACAACATATTCAACCGGCGTTGAACAGTTGCGAAAATGCGTTACAAAATAGAAGTGATTTATTTCAGCCTGAAGGTAACTTATTTGCAAGAGcaacatttgaaaattcaaaacatgAAGACATTCGCGAACCTCCTTCTTTCGAAAACCATGATACAATTTCAAAATCTGAGTTTATGAAAGTTATGACTGAATCCGACCCCAGAAAACATAAAGAAGGACACGACATAACCGGAAGGACATCGGTGAACGAAGAAGCGGAAAAGGTCGGAATTACGGACGAAACAacatttgataattttgatgGAAAAACCATTGTCTCGACGATGCAACGTACTTTATCGATTTGTGCGGAGGAAAGG gagATGGATCTATTGAATAAATACACATTACTTCGATGTAAAGTTGAACTTGACGATGCATTTTCAACGGACGAGACTCCTATCGTTCACATATTTCAAGAGGTTGAAGTTCATGAACACGGACACGACGACGAAGAAGAAAGTGATGACGATGATCACCTCGAGAAAAATGAcaataaaagaaacaaaaaacgAGAAAAAGCAATGAAAAAGAAACGTAAAAATCGCCACGAGAGACAGAAAAATGATAGCCAAACCACAGCAACCGATTCGAACAAACGGAAAAAGCGCaagaaaaataggaaaaatcaaaatcatgGAGAAGATATAGTCAATCCTAAAGATGTAAAGCTTAACAAAGAAACAAAACGAAGCGTAACAGTAAAAAACGAGACAAAATTATTAACTTTAAAGCAAACTATACGAGGTTTAAATCAATTGTGTTCAGAACTAGACAAACATTCAATACGATCTTCTTACGCCTGGTTTGTCTTGGAAGCAACTATCGGAGGTCCGGCAG gtcAACTATTTTTAATTGAGTCTGGTTGCATCGTCTGGTTTGTCATTGAGATCATCTTACGATTTTATTCATGTCCAAGTAAAATTAAATTCTGTACA aattttttaaatatcgtCGACGCTGTTGCCATTATGCCTTATTTTATTACACTCATTGTGACGAGTCTACATACAGACAGTAATTTACGACCACAAACTGCAACTATTCTAAG aaCTATACGTCTCGTTCGTATGCTCAGGATTTTAAAACTTTCTCGGCATTCCAGAGGATTGCGAATACTAGGACTAACGTTGGTCAGAAGTACAAGAGTTCTGGTCCTGCTTGTCTGCTTTCAG ATGGTATTAGCAGTTACTTTTTCAAGCATCGTTTATTATGTTGAATACGACGCTGAAGGCTCTCAGTTCAAAAGCATACCAGGGTCGTTCTGGTGGGCGATTATCACCATGACAACTGTTGG GTACGGGGACGTTGTTCCCATAACAACATGGGGCAGAATCACTGGGGCATTTTGCGCAATTATGGGAATTCTTGGAATTGCATTTCCTGTTCCTGTCATcgtgtcaaattttaattatttgtaCAATCTAGACAG TGACGCATGTAAGCTGACCCCTGAAGAATTAATGGGAGAAACGGAAGAGAATGATAGGAATAACAATGTTGAAAAATTTCAG gAAAATTTGTTCGATGCTGTCCGTCGTAACGTTGGTTCGATGACGACAGGGGCACAAGAAGGCCAACCTACTGGTCAAAATCCTGCGGAATTATGGAATTATACAAGAC GATTGCGAAAGAGCTTATCGCAATGGCAACTGCATCAGCTTTGA